One part of the Parabacteroides distasonis ATCC 8503 genome encodes these proteins:
- a CDS encoding tyrosine-type recombinase/integrase: MDEKDLVEGMREYISLLQKEGRYSSAKSYQDAMNSFIRYSGTDRIPYTYINKDTLRRYEAYLLEKGCMRNTVSTYIRRLRCIYNKAVENGEAAFIPSLFKGVFTGVESQRKKSLPLGDLNRLMTVPVKGEKLRKTQLTLCLMFQYGGMSFVDFAHLNRGNIKNGILDYNRQKTGTSMRLEVLDTAEAMYKELAGERGGGSGYLFPFLSGTKNGHEEYLEYNAALSRFNRNLKTLKEVAGIASDVTSYTIRHSFAMALKEQNVPIEMISELLGHKSIKTTQIYLRSFSLEKMTVVNKSCFENVYNYMPEVG; this comes from the coding sequence ATGGATGAGAAAGATTTGGTGGAAGGGATGCGAGAGTATATAAGTCTGTTACAAAAGGAAGGACGGTATTCCTCGGCGAAAAGTTATCAGGATGCGATGAACTCTTTTATACGGTATAGCGGGACGGATCGTATCCCATATACATATATAAATAAGGATACTCTTCGCCGGTACGAGGCTTATTTGTTGGAGAAAGGCTGCATGCGTAATACGGTCTCCACGTATATCCGCCGTTTGCGTTGTATCTATAACAAGGCGGTGGAGAATGGCGAGGCGGCGTTTATCCCCTCTTTATTCAAGGGGGTTTTTACGGGTGTGGAAAGCCAGCGCAAGAAATCCTTGCCTCTGGGGGATTTGAATCGCCTGATGACTGTCCCGGTAAAAGGAGAGAAGTTGAGGAAGACACAGCTGACGCTTTGCTTGATGTTTCAATATGGGGGGATGTCGTTCGTTGATTTCGCCCATTTGAATAGGGGTAATATCAAGAACGGCATATTGGATTACAATCGCCAGAAGACCGGGACCTCTATGCGGTTGGAGGTCTTGGATACGGCGGAGGCTATGTATAAGGAGCTGGCAGGTGAGAGGGGTGGAGGCTCCGGCTATTTATTTCCCTTTTTAAGTGGGACGAAGAACGGCCATGAGGAATATCTCGAGTACAATGCGGCCTTGTCCCGGTTTAACCGGAACTTGAAGACGTTGAAGGAGGTTGCCGGAATAGCCTCGGATGTGACTTCCTACACGATCCGTCATTCTTTTGCCATGGCATTGAAGGAGCAAAATGTCCCCATTGAGATGATCAGCGAGTTATTGGGGCATAAATCCATCAAGACAACCCAGATTTATCTGAGAAGTTTCTCGTTGGAGAAAATGACGGTGGTAAATAAGTCTTGCTTTGAGAATGTATATAATTATATGCCAGAGGTGGGGTGA
- the nusG gene encoding transcription termination/antitermination protein NusG: MDILTGKCSDRFMAHVLKRRDQEAVRWYVLTLPTAGGGRDRISPSKGLDAELSRRERRGEALFEYFSPSYVEARKVGGKMVNTKRPLLYNYVFVHASENEIFSLKRTLPLYNFLPRVSSGGRSYFPYLSDREMDTLRWVAASYSNELPVYVPDSGRLLKGDRVRITSGPFTDMEAEVVVQPGGGHKDVMVRILDCLWVPLFEVRAGEYELIELNTGGKHVYTHLDNDRLSEGLHGALGRYHASGVVVDEDARLAREVLRGYASLRGETDVIRCKLYSLLLPAYLLLGESDEFDRLLSTMRSMLPVIKAPQSRALLLVTLYGCTDSSLYQRMAHELVGPWMEEASPKRSKSVLIRRLRDYDRWFGHGNGDE, translated from the coding sequence ATGGATATATTAACAGGCAAGTGCTCGGATAGGTTCATGGCGCATGTTCTGAAGCGACGTGACCAGGAGGCCGTCCGCTGGTACGTGCTCACGCTCCCTACCGCCGGTGGCGGGCGTGACAGGATCAGCCCCTCGAAGGGGCTGGACGCTGAGCTTTCCCGCCGTGAGCGTCGTGGGGAGGCCTTGTTCGAGTATTTCTCCCCCTCGTATGTCGAGGCGAGGAAGGTGGGCGGCAAGATGGTCAACACGAAACGGCCCCTGCTGTACAACTACGTGTTCGTCCACGCCTCGGAGAACGAGATCTTTAGCCTGAAGCGTACGCTTCCCCTGTATAATTTCCTCCCCCGGGTTTCCTCCGGCGGGCGGTCTTATTTCCCGTACCTCTCGGATCGTGAGATGGATACCTTGCGTTGGGTCGCGGCTTCTTACTCCAACGAGCTTCCCGTATACGTGCCAGATAGCGGCCGCTTGTTGAAAGGCGACCGTGTGCGTATCACCTCCGGCCCTTTTACCGACATGGAGGCGGAGGTGGTGGTGCAGCCGGGCGGTGGGCATAAGGACGTGATGGTGCGTATCCTCGACTGTCTGTGGGTCCCCTTGTTCGAGGTGAGAGCTGGGGAGTACGAGTTGATCGAGCTGAACACGGGGGGCAAGCACGTGTATACCCATTTGGACAACGACCGTCTGTCGGAGGGCTTGCACGGGGCCTTGGGCCGTTACCACGCCTCTGGCGTGGTAGTGGATGAGGATGCCCGTCTGGCCCGTGAGGTCCTGCGTGGCTACGCCTCTCTCCGTGGTGAGACCGACGTGATCCGTTGCAAGCTTTACTCTTTGCTCCTTCCAGCCTATCTGCTTTTGGGCGAGTCGGATGAGTTCGATCGTTTGCTCTCCACGATGCGCAGCATGCTCCCGGTGATAAAAGCGCCGCAATCCCGTGCCTTGTTGCTGGTCACGCTGTACGGCTGTACGGACAGCAGCCTCTACCAGCGCATGGCGCACGAGCTGGTTGGCCCTTGGATGGAGGAGGCCTCGCCCAAGAGGAGCAAGTCCGTGTTGATACGTCGTTTACGGGATTACGACCGCTGGTTCGGGCACGGGAACGGCGATGAATAA
- a CDS encoding polysaccharide biosynthesis/export family protein has product MKIKRLLFLFSLPLLLAACTSYKNVPYLQNPEAVNDFEGTLPLYDAKIMPKDLLSITVNTTDPQAAAPFNLTVQTPLNAALTNINTTTQPTLQQYLVNNSGEIDFPVIGTLRVGGLTKNEAESLIRERLRPYLKEAPIVTVRMANYKISVLGEVARPGSFTIGNEKVNVLEALAMAGDMTIYGVRDNVKLIREDESGKRKIINLDLNNAGIVTSPYYYLKQNDILYVTPNETKAKNSDIGNSTTLWVSSISILVSIAGLLVNILK; this is encoded by the coding sequence ATGAAGATCAAAAGACTACTGTTCCTATTCTCGCTGCCCCTTTTGCTGGCGGCGTGCACGTCCTACAAGAACGTGCCCTACCTCCAGAACCCGGAGGCGGTGAACGATTTCGAGGGGACGCTTCCCCTGTATGACGCCAAGATCATGCCGAAGGACCTGTTGAGCATCACGGTCAACACGACGGACCCTCAGGCGGCGGCCCCGTTCAACCTGACGGTGCAGACCCCGTTGAACGCGGCCCTGACGAACATCAACACGACGACGCAACCCACGTTGCAGCAATACCTCGTGAACAACTCCGGCGAGATCGACTTCCCTGTGATCGGTACGCTGAGGGTCGGCGGCTTGACGAAGAACGAGGCGGAGAGCCTGATCCGTGAGAGATTGAGGCCTTACTTGAAGGAGGCGCCCATCGTGACGGTGCGCATGGCGAACTACAAGATCTCGGTCTTGGGCGAGGTGGCCCGTCCGGGCAGCTTCACGATCGGGAACGAGAAGGTGAACGTTCTGGAGGCGTTGGCGATGGCCGGCGACATGACGATCTACGGCGTACGTGACAACGTGAAGCTGATCCGCGAGGACGAGAGCGGGAAGCGCAAGATCATCAACCTTGACCTGAACAACGCCGGAATCGTGACCTCCCCGTATTATTATTTGAAACAGAACGACATCCTTTATGTCACGCCGAACGAGACGAAGGCGAAGAACTCCGATATCGGTAACAGCACGACGTTGTGGGTGAGCTCGATCTCGATCTTGGTCTCGATCGCCGGCCTGTTGGTGAACATACTTAAATAA
- a CDS encoding polysaccharide biosynthesis protein, with amino-acid sequence MYIRKRDLILSALLAMSLMWMMRVFVKYFYVSTFRVAKAERAFIYGVKQGGVSLAKSIQNQDPARFVLAGFISDLTEIGNRYLMGVKVYPNNEDLIGVMRRLQADVLLVSPLKVEAIRNNQEMVDRLIKANIKIYMTPAAQEWDGRSDLSHTQLREVNIEDLLPRDKIEIDLEAVRKQLTGKRILITGAAGSIGSEIVRQVAQFAPERMVLIDQAETPLHDVRLMMARGWPDIESYTVVSDICVRERMEELFEEHRPDYVFHAAAYKHVPMMEDNPEESVRNNVDGTRVIADLAVKYGTRKFVMVSTDKAVNPTNVMGCSKRICEIYVQSLDQAIKDGKVSGRTQFVTTRFGNVLGSNGSVIPLFKEQIKRGGPVTVTHKDIIRFFMLIPEACKLVLEAGTMGNGGEIFVFDMGKPVRIVDLAERMIRLSGVKGIEIRFTGLRDGEKLYEEVLNEEETSKPTFHPKIKIAQVRAYDYADANLRIDALVHACAVEGDMQIVKRMKEIVPEFKSQHSKYEVLDE; translated from the coding sequence ATGTATATCCGTAAACGGGATCTGATTCTCTCTGCGTTGTTGGCTATGAGCTTGATGTGGATGATGCGTGTGTTCGTGAAATATTTTTATGTAAGTACTTTTCGTGTGGCTAAGGCGGAACGAGCCTTTATCTATGGCGTGAAGCAAGGTGGGGTGAGTTTGGCGAAGAGTATCCAGAATCAAGATCCGGCCCGGTTTGTACTGGCAGGGTTTATCTCGGATCTGACAGAGATAGGGAATCGGTATTTAATGGGAGTCAAGGTTTATCCGAATAACGAGGATTTGATTGGTGTGATGAGAAGGCTGCAAGCCGATGTTTTGTTGGTATCTCCCTTAAAGGTTGAGGCGATCCGGAATAATCAGGAGATGGTGGATAGGCTGATCAAGGCAAATATAAAGATCTATATGACTCCTGCCGCCCAAGAGTGGGACGGGAGGAGCGACTTGAGCCATACCCAGCTGAGGGAGGTGAATATAGAGGATTTATTGCCCCGTGATAAGATCGAGATAGACTTGGAGGCTGTGAGGAAGCAGCTTACCGGTAAGCGGATTCTGATAACAGGAGCCGCCGGGAGTATCGGTAGCGAGATCGTGCGGCAGGTAGCCCAGTTCGCCCCGGAACGTATGGTCTTGATAGATCAGGCGGAGACTCCCTTACACGATGTCCGCTTGATGATGGCTCGTGGGTGGCCGGATATAGAATCCTATACGGTTGTGAGCGATATTTGTGTGCGTGAACGCATGGAGGAGCTGTTCGAGGAGCATCGTCCGGATTACGTGTTTCATGCCGCGGCTTACAAGCATGTACCTATGATGGAGGATAATCCGGAGGAGAGTGTCCGCAACAACGTGGACGGTACCCGGGTGATCGCAGACTTGGCGGTGAAATATGGCACGAGGAAGTTCGTTATGGTATCGACCGACAAAGCGGTGAATCCCACGAACGTGATGGGCTGCTCGAAACGTATTTGCGAGATCTACGTGCAGAGCTTGGATCAAGCCATCAAGGATGGGAAGGTGAGCGGTCGCACGCAATTCGTGACGACTCGTTTCGGCAATGTGCTGGGATCGAATGGTTCCGTGATCCCGTTATTCAAGGAGCAGATCAAGCGGGGCGGTCCGGTGACGGTGACGCACAAGGATATCATTCGTTTCTTCATGCTGATACCGGAGGCTTGTAAGCTGGTCCTAGAGGCCGGTACGATGGGTAATGGGGGAGAGATCTTCGTGTTCGATATGGGTAAACCTGTACGGATCGTGGATCTGGCTGAGCGGATGATTCGTCTGAGCGGGGTGAAGGGAATCGAGATCCGGTTCACGGGATTGCGAGACGGGGAGAAGTTGTATGAGGAGGTACTCAATGAGGAGGAGACCTCCAAGCCTACTTTTCATCCGAAGATCAAGATCGCCCAAGTCCGTGCGTATGACTATGCTGACGCCAATCTGCGGATTGATGCCTTGGTACATGCTTGTGCCGTGGAGGGGGATATGCAGATCGTGAAGCGGATGAAGGAGATTGTTCCTGAGTTCAAGAGCCAGCATTCTAAATATGAGGTGTTGGATGAATAG
- a CDS encoding D-Ala-D-Ala carboxypeptidase family metallohydrolase, translating to MEKDEKRLTEHFRMDEFVYSAMAVELGLNNALPSEVIPAIRNLMVRLLEPLRIYHRQPMYIMSGYRSEELNRLVGGAPSSQHMKGEAVDIYTVDRNRLLEDLVASRLNFDQAILYRTKGFIHLSLKKHGVNRKQILFKEEGV from the coding sequence ATGGAAAAGGATGAGAAGAGATTGACAGAGCATTTTCGTATGGACGAGTTTGTTTATAGTGCGATGGCGGTGGAACTTGGACTTAATAATGCGTTGCCTTCGGAGGTAATACCGGCGATACGGAATCTAATGGTGCGGTTGTTGGAACCTTTGCGTATATATCATCGACAGCCTATGTATATCATGAGTGGCTATCGAAGCGAAGAGTTAAACCGATTGGTGGGAGGTGCCCCTAGCTCGCAACATATGAAGGGGGAGGCGGTAGACATTTACACGGTGGACCGCAACCGACTATTGGAGGACTTGGTGGCAAGCCGCCTGAATTTTGATCAGGCGATCCTTTATCGTACGAAGGGATTCATACATCTTTCATTAAAAAAACATGGGGTGAACAGAAAACAGATTTTATTTAAAGAGGAGGGGGTATGA
- a CDS encoding LegC family aminotransferase, translating to MSDYARVVDFIHEMYGSLEFVPLSVPKFIGNEKKYLNECIDTTFVSSVGKFVDRFEEEMARYTGAKKAVVCVSGTNALHMSLLLVGVERDDEVLTQALTFVATCNALSYIGAHPVFIDVDRETMGLSPQALRVWLEKNAKLKNGVCHNKRTGRRVKACVPMHTFGHPVKLDELVDVCREWHIELVEDAAESIGSLYKGRHTGIFGKVGAISFNGNKTITTGGGGMMLFQDEEMGKLAKHITTQAKVPHRWEFCHDHIGYNYRMPNINAALGCAQLEHLDEFVASKRKVAQEYADFFKDIPDIDFFEEPEDSYSNYWLNVVILRDKKAQLEFLEYTNDHGIMTRPIWELMNRLPMFEKCENDGLENTIWFADRVVNIPSSVRL from the coding sequence ATGTCTGATTATGCGAGAGTCGTGGACTTTATCCACGAGATGTATGGCAGCTTGGAGTTCGTTCCCTTGAGTGTGCCTAAGTTCATAGGTAATGAGAAGAAATACCTGAACGAATGTATTGATACGACATTTGTCTCAAGCGTTGGCAAATTCGTAGACCGTTTCGAGGAGGAGATGGCCCGTTATACAGGGGCTAAGAAAGCGGTGGTCTGTGTCAGTGGAACGAACGCTCTCCATATGTCTTTGCTTCTTGTCGGGGTTGAGCGGGATGACGAGGTGCTTACCCAAGCCTTGACCTTCGTCGCTACTTGTAATGCGCTTAGCTATATCGGCGCTCACCCTGTTTTTATTGACGTGGATCGGGAGACGATGGGACTTTCTCCCCAAGCGTTGCGAGTTTGGTTAGAGAAGAACGCAAAGTTAAAGAATGGTGTTTGTCATAACAAGCGTACGGGCAGACGGGTGAAAGCATGTGTTCCTATGCATACTTTCGGACATCCGGTTAAGCTGGATGAGTTGGTGGATGTTTGCCGGGAGTGGCATATAGAACTGGTGGAAGATGCGGCGGAAAGTATCGGAAGCCTTTATAAGGGACGACATACCGGTATCTTCGGTAAGGTTGGGGCCATTAGTTTCAACGGGAACAAGACCATTACGACCGGAGGCGGTGGGATGATGTTATTCCAAGACGAGGAAATGGGTAAGCTGGCCAAGCACATCACGACTCAGGCAAAGGTTCCTCACCGCTGGGAGTTCTGTCATGATCATATAGGTTATAACTATCGTATGCCAAACATCAATGCGGCTCTTGGTTGTGCCCAGTTGGAGCATTTGGATGAGTTTGTGGCCAGCAAGCGGAAAGTGGCTCAGGAATATGCGGACTTCTTTAAGGATATACCGGATATTGATTTCTTCGAGGAGCCGGAGGATAGTTATTCCAATTATTGGTTGAATGTGGTCATCCTGAGAGATAAGAAGGCGCAACTTGAATTTTTGGAATATACCAACGACCATGGAATCATGACACGTCCCATTTGGGAATTGATGAACCGCTTGCCGATGTTTGAGAAATGCGAGAATGATGGATTGGAGAACACCATCTGGTTTGCGGATCGGGTAGTGAATATACCAAGTAGTGTGAGATTGTAA
- a CDS encoding polysaccharide biosynthesis protein — protein MLNLGNFIADNVTHRAESMFAADIENNRETLSKEIEGKSLLVIGGAGSIGSSFIKAMLPFKPSKLVVVDLNENGLAELTRDLRSTEGMYVPEEYRAYTLSFADPIFERIFREEKGFDIVANFSAHKHVRSEKDKYSVQALIENNDIKAKRFLDLLSVYPPKHFFCVSTDKAANPVNIMGASKRIMEDMIMAYTSRFKVTTARFANVAFSNGSLPNGWIHRVMKKQPLAAPNDVKRYFVSPEESGQICMLACVLGRNGEIFFPKLGEEQMLTFSSICDKYVESMGCQKKVFSSDEEAKHFAADMPFDNKEYPVVYFGSDTTGEKAYEEFYVPGERLNMDRFSSLGVIEEVQKRPLKEIDAFFVELESIFASPSFTKEEVVKAIQRFIPHFEHEEKGKNLDQKM, from the coding sequence ATGCTAAACCTAGGTAATTTTATAGCGGACAACGTAACTCATCGTGCGGAAAGTATGTTTGCCGCCGATATTGAGAATAATAGAGAGACTCTTTCAAAAGAGATTGAAGGAAAAAGTCTTTTAGTGATAGGAGGAGCTGGGTCTATCGGTTCATCTTTTATAAAAGCGATGCTCCCTTTCAAGCCATCCAAATTGGTGGTGGTAGATTTGAATGAGAATGGACTGGCAGAACTTACCCGCGATCTCCGCAGCACTGAAGGAATGTATGTCCCGGAAGAATATAGAGCTTATACGTTGAGTTTTGCCGATCCTATCTTTGAGCGTATTTTCCGTGAGGAGAAGGGATTTGACATTGTCGCAAATTTCTCGGCCCACAAGCATGTGCGCAGCGAGAAGGACAAATATAGCGTGCAAGCACTCATTGAGAACAATGATATAAAAGCAAAACGCTTTCTTGATCTTCTCTCCGTTTACCCTCCCAAGCATTTCTTTTGTGTCTCGACTGACAAGGCCGCAAACCCTGTGAACATCATGGGAGCGAGTAAACGGATTATGGAAGATATGATAATGGCCTATACCTCGAGGTTTAAGGTCACTACCGCCCGTTTTGCGAATGTCGCTTTTTCGAATGGCTCATTGCCCAATGGATGGATACACCGTGTCATGAAGAAACAGCCTCTTGCAGCTCCGAATGACGTGAAGCGTTATTTCGTCTCGCCAGAGGAATCCGGCCAGATTTGTATGTTAGCCTGTGTCCTTGGCCGTAATGGTGAGATCTTTTTCCCGAAACTGGGGGAGGAGCAGATGCTAACTTTCTCTTCCATATGCGATAAGTATGTCGAGTCAATGGGATGTCAAAAGAAAGTCTTTTCTTCGGATGAAGAAGCAAAACACTTTGCTGCGGATATGCCATTCGACAATAAGGAATATCCTGTCGTTTATTTTGGCTCGGATACGACCGGTGAAAAGGCATACGAGGAATTCTATGTCCCGGGCGAGAGATTGAACATGGATCGCTTTAGTAGCCTTGGAGTTATAGAGGAGGTACAAAAACGGCCGTTGAAGGAGATCGATGCGTTCTTCGTTGAATTGGAATCCATCTTCGCCAGTCCCTCTTTCACGAAAGAGGAGGTCGTGAAGGCTATCCAACGTTTCATCCCTCATTTCGAACATGAGGAGAAGGGGAAAAATCTGGATCAAAAAATGTAA
- a CDS encoding BT0820 family HAD-type phosphatase has product MIIAVDFDGTIVEHKYPAIGRELPFAIETLRKLQSDRHKLILWTVREGGLLEEALSFCRERGLEFYAVNRDYPEEERDRNNHFSRKLKADVFIDDRNLGGLPDWGTIYEMVTKGLSYEDLTRKYESEYEPEKPKGFLSRLFR; this is encoded by the coding sequence ATGATAATAGCGGTAGATTTCGACGGTACGATCGTCGAGCACAAGTATCCGGCGATCGGTCGTGAGCTTCCTTTCGCCATCGAGACGTTGAGGAAATTGCAATCGGATCGGCATAAGCTGATCCTTTGGACGGTCCGTGAGGGCGGGCTCTTGGAGGAGGCGTTGTCCTTCTGCCGTGAGCGTGGCTTGGAGTTCTACGCGGTGAACCGTGACTACCCGGAGGAGGAGAGAGACCGGAACAACCACTTCTCCCGCAAGCTGAAGGCGGACGTTTTCATCGACGACCGCAACCTCGGCGGCCTCCCGGACTGGGGCACGATCTACGAGATGGTGACCAAGGGACTGAGCTATGAGGACTTGACGCGTAAATACGAGTCGGAATACGAGCCGGAGAAACCCAAAGGTTTCCTGTCCCGCCTTTTCCGTTAA
- a CDS encoding GumC family protein, whose product MVDDGINTSNNNNNNPEGEDREINLYAVFFKYMVYWPWFVASVLACCIGMYVFLRYQTPVYNVTSSVLIKEDEKKGANAASGLAAIQDLGMLSMTSNFDNEVEILRSRTLIKKVVSDMGLYIDMEESNALGFNPPLYKNSPVNVFITPEEADRLVAPVELRMRYTKEGQLTVRAEYKIDKEGDEETMEQGFDRLPAILPTPVGVFSFTGMDSIPELEGGEIELVAHVHTPTSTAEAYGKELSVTPSSKTTTIAKVSLRNTVRRRGVDFINRLVSFYNQDANDEKNEVAQKTAEFIEERIGIINGELGTTESELAAFKQRSGLTNLTSDAQMALQESSRYEQQRTENATQINLVQYLRNYIDDPANMDEVIPANVGLRDQNLTSVIDQYNTMIIERKRLLRTSSDSNPAIINMNAGIEAMRRNVRTTVNSVLKGLQIAKADIDRQASKFESRISDAPRQEKEFMTISRQQEIKATLYVMLLQKREENAITLAATANNGRIIEEPLADERPVAPKRMVFMLAALILGLAIPVGIVYLHDLLKYKIENREDVEAITGVAILAELPLVKKTGEGSIVVRENKNDLMEEMFRGLRTNLLFMLGKDERVILFSSTQPGEGKSFVAGNLAVSLAYLGKRVVVVGMDIRKPGLNKVFNISRKMEGITNYLSDPDHVELFDMVQRSDISPNLDILPGGPIPPNPTELVARDVLERAIARLKERYDYVILDTAPIGMVTDTAIIGRVADMCVYVCRADVTPKAGFSYINVLRRERKFPKLATVINGLDMTKRKNSYGYGYGKKYGYGKKYGYGKGYGYGYGYGYGFEASSRK is encoded by the coding sequence ATGGTGGACGATGGTATAAATACAAGCAATAATAATAATAACAATCCGGAGGGGGAGGATCGTGAGATCAATCTTTACGCCGTGTTTTTCAAGTATATGGTTTATTGGCCTTGGTTCGTGGCGAGCGTGCTGGCCTGTTGTATCGGCATGTACGTGTTCCTGCGTTACCAGACGCCGGTGTATAACGTCACGTCGTCGGTGCTGATCAAGGAGGACGAGAAGAAGGGGGCTAACGCCGCCAGCGGCCTTGCCGCCATACAGGACCTCGGCATGCTCTCGATGACGAGCAACTTCGACAACGAGGTCGAGATCCTGAGGTCCCGCACGTTGATCAAGAAGGTGGTGAGTGACATGGGCCTATATATCGACATGGAGGAGTCGAACGCCTTGGGCTTCAACCCCCCGTTATACAAGAACTCCCCCGTTAACGTGTTCATCACCCCCGAGGAGGCGGACCGTCTGGTGGCCCCCGTCGAGCTGCGCATGCGCTACACGAAGGAGGGTCAGCTAACGGTGAGAGCGGAGTACAAGATCGACAAGGAGGGTGACGAGGAGACGATGGAGCAGGGCTTCGACAGGCTCCCCGCCATATTGCCCACCCCCGTGGGGGTTTTCAGTTTCACGGGCATGGATTCCATACCCGAGTTGGAGGGCGGGGAGATCGAGCTGGTGGCCCACGTCCATACGCCCACGTCCACTGCCGAGGCTTACGGCAAGGAGTTGAGCGTGACACCCTCGTCCAAGACGACGACGATCGCCAAGGTATCCTTGAGGAACACGGTGAGGCGACGAGGCGTGGACTTCATCAATCGCTTGGTGTCGTTCTACAACCAGGACGCCAACGACGAGAAGAACGAGGTGGCGCAGAAGACGGCTGAGTTCATCGAGGAGCGCATCGGCATCATCAACGGCGAGCTGGGCACTACGGAGAGCGAGCTCGCTGCCTTCAAGCAACGCTCCGGCCTGACGAATTTGACGAGCGACGCCCAGATGGCTTTGCAGGAAAGCTCGAGGTATGAGCAACAACGTACGGAGAACGCCACGCAGATCAACTTGGTGCAGTATCTCCGCAATTATATCGACGATCCTGCGAACATGGACGAGGTGATCCCTGCCAACGTGGGCCTGCGGGATCAAAACCTCACCTCTGTCATCGACCAGTACAACACGATGATCATCGAGCGCAAGCGCCTGTTGCGCACCTCTTCGGACAGCAACCCGGCCATCATCAACATGAACGCCGGCATCGAGGCTATGCGCCGCAACGTGAGGACGACGGTGAACAGTGTCTTGAAGGGTCTCCAGATCGCCAAGGCGGACATCGACCGTCAGGCGAGCAAGTTCGAGAGCCGCATCAGCGACGCCCCGAGGCAGGAGAAGGAGTTCATGACGATCTCCCGCCAGCAGGAGATCAAGGCCACGTTGTACGTCATGCTGTTGCAGAAGCGTGAGGAGAACGCCATCACGCTGGCAGCCACGGCAAACAACGGCCGCATCATCGAGGAGCCGCTCGCCGATGAGCGTCCTGTCGCCCCGAAGAGGATGGTTTTCATGCTTGCGGCGTTGATCTTGGGCCTGGCGATCCCGGTGGGCATTGTCTACCTTCATGACCTGTTGAAATACAAGATCGAGAACCGTGAGGACGTCGAGGCGATCACGGGCGTGGCTATCTTGGCGGAGCTCCCGTTGGTCAAGAAGACGGGTGAGGGCTCGATCGTGGTGCGTGAGAACAAGAACGACCTGATGGAGGAGATGTTCCGGGGGTTGCGCACGAACCTCTTGTTCATGCTAGGCAAGGACGAGCGTGTGATCCTTTTCAGCTCCACGCAACCGGGCGAGGGCAAGTCTTTCGTCGCTGGCAACTTGGCGGTGAGCTTGGCTTACTTGGGCAAGAGGGTGGTGGTGGTCGGCATGGACATCCGCAAGCCGGGCCTGAACAAGGTGTTCAATATCTCCCGTAAGATGGAGGGCATCACGAACTACCTTAGCGACCCGGATCACGTGGAGTTGTTCGACATGGTCCAGCGATCCGATATCAGCCCTAACCTCGATATCCTCCCGGGCGGTCCTATCCCCCCGAACCCGACGGAGCTGGTCGCCCGTGACGTGCTGGAGAGGGCTATCGCCCGGTTGAAGGAACGGTACGACTATGTCATCTTGGATACGGCCCCTATCGGCATGGTTACGGACACGGCGATCATCGGCCGTGTGGCCGACATGTGCGTGTACGTCTGCCGTGCGGACGTGACACCGAAGGCCGGTTTCAGCTACATCAACGTGTTGCGGCGTGAGCGAAAGTTCCCGAAGCTCGCGACGGTGATCAATGGCTTGGACATGACGAAGCGCAAGAACAGCTACGGTTATGGTTACGGCAAGAAATACGGCTACGGCAAGAAATACGGCTACGGCAAGGGATACGGTTATGGCTACGGCTATGGCTATGGTTTCGAGGCATCCTCAAGAAAATAG
- a CDS encoding HU family DNA-binding protein, with protein sequence MAQGFKLVLRPSKPGEKDSEKKFYAVSKTNGTSSMKTLCKLISARSTVSSADVKAVLDNLNFVLDMELQEGRIVRLGDFGSFRISVSSDGVTDKKDFNSSMLRPPRIIFTPGGELKDTKKTLEYSRISQDGTTAEAGGSDSDSPSEI encoded by the coding sequence ATGGCACAAGGTTTTAAGTTGGTGTTGCGTCCGTCGAAGCCGGGCGAGAAGGATTCAGAGAAAAAGTTTTATGCGGTGTCGAAAACGAATGGTACCTCTAGTATGAAAACGCTATGTAAGTTGATCTCGGCACGTAGTACGGTGTCGTCGGCAGATGTGAAGGCGGTATTGGATAACCTTAATTTCGTGTTGGATATGGAGCTTCAGGAGGGGCGTATCGTAAGGCTCGGCGATTTCGGGAGTTTTCGGATCTCGGTGAGCAGTGATGGTGTAACAGATAAAAAGGATTTCAATTCGAGTATGCTGCGCCCGCCGCGTATCATTTTCACTCCGGGAGGTGAGTTGAAGGATACGAAGAAGACACTGGAGTACTCACGGATCTCCCAAGATGGTACCACTGCGGAGGCTGGTGGCTCTGATAGTGATAGCCCGAGTGAGATTTAA